The sequence TGATAATGGAATGACTTGAAATTAATACAAGTCGGTTTGTTCGACTCTTTGAAGCACAGTTTAGATTGCTTTGCTGCAGTATATTGGGTTTGTATGAATCTAACTTGAAAGTATTACATTTGCTAACTCTTCTTCTTTTATCAAACACAGTATTAGCAGTGTCCTATATTCTTGTGCGCGTGTCACTCGTTTTCATTGGCTTGATTTTGTTCCTGTTTTTTGATGGGTGGCTACTTGTTCTGGAGTATATTAAATAGAAAGAAACAGAGGAATGATATAGCTGAAACTGAAGTTAGTTCCTTGGAAAATATTTGCCATGGGCTCAAGTTCGGCTATGGTTTTTGTTGTCTTTTAATATTGTGTGGTTTGTTTCATCACATCCTATGATGATTTAGTAAATTCAGCGGATAACATCCTGAGTTTTACTAATCAGCATGATAATGGTGGAGTTATTACAgagattaaacaaaaataataatagtaataaaggGAGTTGGTTTCTTTTatttagtattattattttgagagagGATGAAAGTTGATGTAAAGTAAATTATAAGATTTGCtgtcaatgttttttttttaagatgacaataaattaatttaataaagaaGCCATGAGATCTGAGGTGGGGGTGAACATTGTCTTGTTAGGCCGACCCAACCAATCGAGTGGTGTAAAGTCGGTCGATAGAATTATTGTAGACCCAGCTTTATTAAGAGTCCGAGTCCAACTCGAAGACCCACCAATTCAAAATGGCCCAGTTAGTTAATTTCATGTCTGTCACGATCAAACTTCACTACATattgatgtattttttttaatgtttttttttttcgaagccAGTTTGTCGATTTGTGGACTAATTAAGCTCATACCGCTCGAGAATGAATTCCTAGGGTTATAAAGATGAATCCAAAACTAATTACCTCCATAATTCCAATAATTCAATTATTACATCAATTGCCACTTGTAATAATAAAGAAGTGACTGGAAAGTTTATTCCTTCCTTATCGAAGGGTAAGGTAACGATTATAGGTTCGTTCTATTGCCAAGACACCTTGTTAATTCATGCATTCTACGTACAAAAGTGAAAAAGTATCatttaaatcttaaaaaaaatgaaaattaactCCTAGCAACACACTTTCGTTTTCATTATTGCAACGCAAGAATCCCTCACTTACGTTTTGGTTCAACCTATGATTCTGACGATTACCATTATGCCCATACTGAAGAAATTCAGGTAGACTTTCTTTCTGAGTGTCTatcatttgcattttttttttccaactaTTTTAAAGTGCCATTAATGGTTAACGTTGAAGATTACCTAAGTAATATTAAATGACGTTCATCTCACATCTCAATCATCAAAAACAAAATATgttgcagaaaaaaaaaatctaatgaaGTCCAAACACAATAAAgtacaaatcaaatcaaatttcaaaaaaaattcactttgtGAATCGCGATCTTCAAACTCGACTTCTGATATTTGGTATGGACacaatacataaataaaatcttACCATTTTCACCCATAGATGGCCTTATTTGCTATGTTAAACGAATATACATATAGGTATCTGCCCACTAGAAATTTCCACATAAGCCTTAGTATGAAAGGCCAAATAAATCTGGTTTTTCCTTTTCCAGTTAGCTGTGTTGAATTCACTTTATGCACATGAAACATACAGACTAGATAGATATCTACATAAATGAACGGTCGGATCTTTCTCCaaatcaatatataatttcttTTACACGTAATTTATACAACGCCACGTGTATATCCGACATGTTTTACATCAATTCATATACTTAATAGTTATTGCGACTCAGTTAAATTACCATAAGTCCAATAGGCAATATATTGTGAACCAAATTCCAAGAAATCAAATATCACAGAACATTAAAAACATGCAGAATACTCCAAATCACCAGGCACCCGTATGTTATATATAGAGGACAAGATCAAGTCGTTGGACGAGAAGGAAGAAAAGTTGAGAGTTGGCTCTGAATTTTTGACAAGAAATTAAACTTCAAGATTTCGCCCACAAGAAAGCAATGGGGGAGAGGAAAAGGCAGTGCCAATGCATGCCTTTTCCGCAGTTGCTAGTTCAAATACTTTTCTTATTTTCCACTCTTCCTTTATCTCATTCCTTCGACTATGGAGATGCTCTGGCCAATAGTCTCTTGTACTTCGAATCGCAGCGATCCGGCCACCTGCCGTACAACCAGAGAGTGACATGGCGCCACCACTCTGGCCTCACTGACGGCCTCGAACAAGGGGTCTGTTTTGTGTTGTGATCCAATGTCAAATTCAACAGATTAATGTGCTAAAGGAGAGGAGAGCAATATAAAAAGTCTTTGCTTTTTATGTATGTTTGAAATCTAATGAAAGTTAATTCATCTGTGTTGTTGGAAATTATAGGTGGACTTGGTGGGGGGATACTATGATGCAGGTGATAATGTGAAGTTTGGTCTTCCAATGGCCTTCACCATCACAATGCTTTCATGGGGTGTCATCGAATACCGGGATGAAATCGCCGCCGCGGGAGAGCTCCGGCATGCCCTCGAAGCTATCAAATGGGGAACGGATTACTTCATTAAAGCACACACTCATCCTAATGTTCTTTGGGCTATGGTGAGTGAACTCTCATTGCATTTTCAAGAAACTATAAACGCTTCCTGTTTCCTGCGTGCTTCAAAGATTTAATTaaagtcattttttttttatgttgctAATTGCTATTAATTCTGTCAGTTTAGACAATAGGGAATGCTAGATTTTGATGATGGTTAATTTAAAAGAAATGACGTTTGCCTTTTAATTTAGGTGGGTGATGGTGACACCGATCACTTATGCTGGCAGCGACCGGAGGATATGACGACGTCTCGCCGAGCGTATAAGGTGGATGAGAAGAACCCAGGTTCGGAAGTGGCGGCGGAGACTGCAGCTGCGATGGCGGCAGCGGCGATCGTGTTCCGGAGAACAAACCGACAGTACTCCCACCTTCTCTTGGAGCATGCGAAACAGGTAAGTTGGCGGATAAAAGTAGattgaaaaatgaaaattactAGCAttgattaagaaataaaaatcaAGTCAATCATAATCTTGTTCAACGATTGATTAAAAACTCTTAAGCCCCATTTTCAACAGAGTTCAATTAAGTTTAAATATCATTAATTTTGAATGATAAAAGTGGGAAATTGCGTATGTGCAGTTGTTTGAATTTGGCGACAAATACAGAGAGAAATATGACCGCAGCATTAAAGAATCGAAGGGATATTACCCGTCGGTGAGCGGGTACGTAGATGAGTTGTTGTGGGCAGCTTTGTGGCTCTACAAGGCTACCGACAACGAACCACAATACTTGAATTACGCCATTCAAAATGCGCAATCTTTTCGTGGGATCACTTGGGCCATTGCTGAATTTAGCTGGGATGTTAAGTATGCGGGACTTCAAATCATTGCCGCCAtggtaacttaaaataaacttttcaTTTTTACTCTTTTGATGTTCATTTCTTTGATGATTTCTTGCAACTCATGCATGTTGTATTCATGTATTTCAAGTTTCACATTTTCTTTTACAAGGTCAAGATTTCCGATATTCTCGGTGGATAATTTATTGTATATTTTTGACTTCAAATGCAAGTGTTCAAACATAGAAATCCTGTTCAAAGGCAAAGCTCATTGTTGCCATGTGAAACATGATGTTTTTGCTCTGTTAATTCTTTTGCAGTTGCCAATGGAAGGCAAAAGCCAACAACAGAAGGAGATCCTCGATCAGTACCGCTCGAAGGGAGAACAATACATATGTGCTTGCCTCAACAAGAACAACTCAACCAACGTGCGACGCACCCCCGGCGGCCTACTATACACCAGGAGATGGAACAACATGCAGTATGTTTCCACCGCGGTATTCTTGCTCACACTCTACTCCGACCATCTTCAATCCATTAACCAAAGACTCAACTGTGACCAAGACTCGGTGAGTTCGGATGAAATCCTCTCATTTGTCCGATCTCAAGTAGACTACATTCTGGGCTCGAATCCAATGGGATTGAGTTACCTGGTCGGCTATGGACCGGCCTATCCGAATCGAGTACACCATAGGGGAGCATCCATGGATTCGTTCAAGGATAGCAAGGCTTTTGTTGGGTGCAAGCAGGGATATGATAACTGGTTCGGAAGGCAGCAACCAAACCCGAATGTCATCGTAGGAGCCTTGGTTGGTGGACCGGATGATAAGGATAACTTCATGGATCGAAGGGGTAACTTTGCACAGACTGAGGCTTGCACGTACAATACAGCGCCTTTGGTTGGAGTTTTCGCCAAGTTGAAGTACTCGATGGAAAAGAGCAATTCCACTCCCACTGCTTCGGAGAGTCTCTCCCTAGTCTCTTTCATTTGAACAGAAAGTAAAACAGATGAATATTTTGGGTATAGCACGTGAACCAAGAAAAATACAGGGAAAATAATAGTTGTGAAGTAAGAAAAGGGTATTTGATTAACATTCAATTTTTCGAACGGAAGActccagtttttttttttttggattgatTTTGAGTTCTTGTACGAACTGCTAGCTATCCCAAACTGAGAGATGCGTCAGTCACTTCATCGACTCACAGAAGTAAAGTTTGAGACATAACACATGCGAATTGAGATGGAAATCGGGATCTGGCAAAAAGGATCCAAAACACAAACAGAGATTCTTGGCATAAGTCAGCGCGAGTAGTTTCCATATTGACAGTAGATATATCGTTATAGATTTAAAGTCAATAATACTATATATATTGAGCGGTAACATAATAAATCATAATCATGCCAATTTTGGCAATAATAACATTTTTATTCGATGTCACGTTGAGCGAAAATGCGAAAACGATGGTCTAGCTAGCTACCAGTTTGGAAATTTAGTTGGGGTTTTGATtgaatagtttttttttaattatttttcaatttaaaaataattaaacatttaatttatctttttgGGTATGCCCAAAATTACTAGTATTATGTAACATTTTAAATGAGAAGTTACATTTATCTCGCTTATATGTGCTTGTATCGTTGAAGTTTGGACTGAACTTATATAAAACGATTTCGTTAGACaattttttgagataattatctgaaaaaaaaattatgtcaaATTTTATTGTCATTGTAGATGAGTCGAATCAACACATCTCATATCATTGATATAAATTCATGAGATCATCTCATGGAAAACTTACAAAAACTTATTATGGATCATTGTATAATCTTACTACATTAAGATCAAGTGAAATTCACCAAAAATAGATCAACTTGCCGATTATATTTAATATCATAATAATGCTATTTTTATTTGTTGAATCATGTGTTGAATAGAATTGCACTTATCTTATTCCAACAGAGATTGAACTTTCACACGCTTCATCGTTCTGCTCATGTGATTTTGGAACAAGGTTAAATGAGATTGATTATGAAATATCGCAACGTCTTTTTTTATGAAAGAAAAGAAGACGAGATTGTGCCGAAACAACaatctttacatgcaattgcaAACCACACTTATAATTAATTCACAGGAAGAGATCCAGCATCCAACAAGTGGTATGAAACACACACACATAAAAGCAAACAGATGGATAGAACAAACGAGAACAGTCCGCATTATGCTGCAAAAACCAAAGGAGAAACACACAACAATCAGAGACTGATTTAAGACAATTGATAACCCGAAATCTGAGCATATAACCAAGGAGTTTTGCTACACAGGCACCATATCAGGACGAGAGGTGCCATTAAGAACCTCCTCGTTTTCACGAGATAGAGGGGAGACAGCCGAATCATCAGCCATGAGGTTAGCCTCGTGGGTACAGTAGCAAATGGATTCAAATATAAGCTCCTTCACTTCTTGGAACCTCTCTTCAGAAAGGGAGACCTCGGCCAACAGCCTCCAAGCATCTTCAGCCGATGCCTCCTCATAATCCTTCTTTCGTTTCAGTACCATATGTCCACTAATCTCCCACACTGCAGGATTGACTTGTGTGTCGAGTAGCTCAGAACTCACTTCCCCTAAAGCCTGTTTCTCTGCATAGCACTGATTTTCCACACACAACTAAAAGTTAGCCTCATTGACTTGAATATGAGAAATGCATAAAACTGGCCTCGAGATGTATAAAGATTGTGTCAAATATGATTTTACCTGCGGGAAGAGGAAAATACGCTTTCCAGAATCAGCAATGAGCACGTTGTAAGGAACATTGTTCTCTTGCAAGCAAATACAGGCGTCTGAAACCACATTGGATAAATATTCCAGCTTGTTTCCACCTTCGAAAACAAGACCCCGCACAGGATAGTTAAGAATATCCGATATTTTCACTCCACTTTTCATAGTGATTATCTTCTTTGAAGGAGTCCTTTCGATAGGGAAAGGTGCGGCCAAGTAATAGGCCTGAAAGTGTAGGTGATTGATGGTCGCAAATGCACCTAAGCTATTGTAACCCACTCGGAAGTAGGGGTTCCCAGCCTCCACAGCCATGAGGAGAGCAAGCAAGAAGCTCTCACGATCAATCCTCTGCGGCAAGCACTCAAGAATCCGAGGAATCAGCAGCACATGTCCATACTCAATTGGACTAACCTGTTAAATCAATCAAACTACCGTGATTACCAATTTAACTGGCCAAAACATTAAATGGAGCAAAGCAAAATATATCGTACATTAATAGCCACGATGCTAGGTGAATTCTCTATATCAATTGGTGCATGCGGAAAGAACTGGACCTCACTGCTCTCATTGGCCTCAAATTGGAAAAGCACTTCTTCTTGCCCGATCTTAGTGAAGTTGAACTTGTTCTGGTCAAAGGGTTGCAAGACCTTATCGACACGAAACTCAGTAGGCCTTTTCTTGAGGTGCCTCCCCTCATTCAGCTGAGCGATGAACCCATAGTCCCCAGGAATCACCTATACACCATTTTTAATCACAAACAATTACATGGAAAAGCATTGAGACCAGACTTAAAAAAATTACTATACATGAATTCAAAGAAAATCACAAAACCTTGGTTTCACAAGCAGTGACATCATAACGAAAGAGGCCTCTCAGCATACGCTCCTCCCACTGAACAAAAGAGCAGTAAATTATAACAAGCTTAACTTAattcagaaaaaaaatttataagatTAACCAGATTTTTACCTCGCCAAGAATGAGTGAGTCCAAGAAATCAATTGAAAGACCGTTATTCCCAGAGCCAGTTAAACTCTTGTCACAGGGCAATTTGTTCACCGATTGAAAAGCATATAATGGTAGTTTTGCACCTGATAAAACAAGTTCCCGTAAATTTCACGacagtaataataataaataaatgaacAAGCGAGACTTGCAAATACCACAGGAACAACCAAAAACTACCAGGGAGACAGCAGCTTCTGAGGCAATTGCGGCCGCAGCCGCTGGGATAGCGAGCTAGTTCCGCCGTCTCTGCCTTTTGGTAGTTGGAAACAACAGTAGGAACCCTTTTAATACTCAGTACCATCTTAATACTCgtgtttttttttccaaaaaagttCCTTTCTTGGTAGAATCAGAACAGATTCTTGGTCGTTCTTGCTAGTAGCAGATATATTCTTAAAACAAAGTGGTGAAAAACCGGGCAAATTCTTGCTCGAATAACAGGATACGAAACCCAAAATACGTAAAAATATTTACAGAGAATTGGAACTAATAGCAGAAGTAGCCGCCGCCGGCAAGGAACAGCAGATCTGAAGGGCAGCCGCCTTCAGATGGTAAAGCTCCACGTCCGCCGTGCGTCGCAGGGTTGCTCTCGATTATGCAGCCATTGCGTCGTACTTGTCGGACATGCAAAACAGCGCGGCTAACTCCGATTAAAGCCGTGATTGTCGACAACTTGTCTTCCTCGGGTATTACCCCCTTCCAAGAAAATACACAATATTTCCAAAACCCTTTTCACTTCAAATCCAGAGAGAGCGAAAGGGGAGTCAAGACCCCCAACGGAAAAGGAATTGCCTGAGTGGGATGATAATTTAACACAGTTTCGTTCGTGCTGTATAAATATTTATGGACAACACAACGAAAGCAGTAACGTAAACGATTGCGTTTTGTGGTCTCCTTTCGTGGAAATTTCTTTGCTATCCACTTTAATTTAATGTTAAACACGAATTCcccctttttttaaaaacaaatttaaaagatGACGTCTTGCTGGATATTCAAGTTGATGGAGTAGTTGA comes from Henckelia pumila isolate YLH828 chromosome 4, ASM3356847v2, whole genome shotgun sequence and encodes:
- the LOC140866176 gene encoding endoglucanase 11-like; translated protein: MGERKRQCQCMPFPQLLVQILFLFSTLPLSHSFDYGDALANSLLYFESQRSGHLPYNQRVTWRHHSGLTDGLEQGVDLVGGYYDAGDNVKFGLPMAFTITMLSWGVIEYRDEIAAAGELRHALEAIKWGTDYFIKAHTHPNVLWAMVGDGDTDHLCWQRPEDMTTSRRAYKVDEKNPGSEVAAETAAAMAAAAIVFRRTNRQYSHLLLEHAKQLFEFGDKYREKYDRSIKESKGYYPSVSGYVDELLWAALWLYKATDNEPQYLNYAIQNAQSFRGITWAIAEFSWDVKYAGLQIIAAMLPMEGKSQQQKEILDQYRSKGEQYICACLNKNNSTNVRRTPGGLLYTRRWNNMQYVSTAVFLLTLYSDHLQSINQRLNCDQDSVSSDEILSFVRSQVDYILGSNPMGLSYLVGYGPAYPNRVHHRGASMDSFKDSKAFVGCKQGYDNWFGRQQPNPNVIVGALVGGPDDKDNFMDRRGNFAQTEACTYNTAPLVGVFAKLKYSMEKSNSTPTASESLSLVSFI
- the LOC140867347 gene encoding GDP-L-galactose phosphorylase 2-like, with amino-acid sequence MVLSIKRVPTVVSNYQKAETAELARYPSGCGRNCLRSCCLPGAKLPLYAFQSVNKLPCDKSLTGSGNNGLSIDFLDSLILGEWEERMLRGLFRYDVTACETKVIPGDYGFIAQLNEGRHLKKRPTEFRVDKVLQPFDQNKFNFTKIGQEEVLFQFEANESSEVQFFPHAPIDIENSPSIVAINVSPIEYGHVLLIPRILECLPQRIDRESFLLALLMAVEAGNPYFRVGYNSLGAFATINHLHFQAYYLAAPFPIERTPSKKIITMKSGVKISDILNYPVRGLVFEGGNKLEYLSNVVSDACICLQENNVPYNVLIADSGKRIFLFPQCYAEKQALGEVSSELLDTQVNPAVWEISGHMVLKRKKDYEEASAEDAWRLLAEVSLSEERFQEVKELIFESICYCTHEANLMADDSAVSPLSRENEEVLNGTSRPDMVPV